In Acidimicrobiales bacterium, the following are encoded in one genomic region:
- a CDS encoding glutamine synthetase family protein, with translation MATERSWGPTPGTVDGVVHACRQAGVRLIRFLYCDNGGVVRGKAVHVDQLAYRMRVGVGLTTAMQAMSSFDELQPVEGMGPVGEIRLVPDPGSFAVLPYAPHAAAMLTDHVALNGQPHEAGPRPFLARMANVVAERGMALSCGVENEFSLARQEGSSFVPIDHSLCFSTIGMAAAAEVIDAMVEALERQDIAVEQYYPELGHGQHELSVAPRPAIRAADVQVLVRETIRGVAAGHGLAASLAPKPWPDQAGNGAHVHLSLWDAGFERNLFHDQTGRFGLSQLGERFVAGVLAHLPGLLGLTAPTFNSFQRLTPESWSSAYVCWGQDNREAAVRVPSTFWGNEMASANLEYKPIDASCNPYLAFGGLIAAGTDGIERGLDPPAPLTVDPHRLSPEERDTIGVAPYPATVGHALDALEQDEVLTDALGATLTSAYLAVRRSEWEADSGTDDARERARHFVKY, from the coding sequence GTGGCCACCGAACGCAGTTGGGGGCCGACCCCTGGGACAGTCGATGGGGTCGTCCACGCCTGCCGGCAGGCCGGGGTGCGGCTGATCCGCTTTCTCTACTGCGACAACGGCGGGGTGGTGCGGGGGAAGGCCGTCCACGTCGACCAGCTCGCCTACCGGATGCGAGTCGGGGTGGGCCTGACCACCGCCATGCAGGCGATGAGCTCCTTCGACGAGCTCCAACCGGTCGAGGGCATGGGGCCGGTCGGCGAGATCCGCCTCGTTCCCGATCCGGGGTCGTTCGCAGTGCTGCCCTACGCTCCGCACGCCGCAGCCATGCTGACCGACCACGTCGCGCTGAACGGACAACCGCACGAGGCCGGCCCGCGCCCATTCCTTGCCAGGATGGCGAACGTTGTGGCCGAGCGCGGCATGGCACTTTCCTGCGGCGTGGAGAATGAGTTCAGCTTGGCCCGCCAGGAGGGCAGCTCGTTCGTTCCCATCGATCACAGCCTGTGCTTCTCGACCATCGGGATGGCCGCCGCCGCCGAGGTGATTGACGCCATGGTGGAAGCGCTCGAGCGTCAGGACATCGCCGTCGAGCAGTACTACCCCGAGCTGGGCCACGGACAGCACGAGCTGTCGGTCGCCCCTCGCCCGGCGATCCGGGCCGCAGATGTCCAGGTCCTGGTCCGGGAGACGATCCGCGGCGTCGCCGCGGGCCACGGCCTGGCGGCGTCGCTCGCTCCGAAGCCTTGGCCCGACCAGGCGGGCAACGGCGCCCACGTGCATCTCAGCCTCTGGGACGCCGGCTTCGAACGCAACCTCTTCCACGACCAGACCGGACGCTTTGGCCTCTCGCAGCTCGGGGAGCGCTTCGTCGCCGGTGTGCTCGCCCATCTTCCCGGCCTGCTCGGCCTCACCGCTCCGACATTCAACTCGTTCCAACGGCTGACGCCGGAGAGCTGGAGCTCCGCGTACGTGTGCTGGGGACAGGACAACCGGGAGGCTGCGGTGCGCGTTCCTTCGACCTTCTGGGGAAACGAGATGGCGTCGGCGAACCTCGAGTACAAACCGATCGACGCATCCTGCAACCCTTATCTCGCCTTCGGAGGACTCATCGCCGCCGGCACGGACGGCATCGAACGCGGCCTCGATCCTCCTGCGCCGCTCACGGTCGATCCTCACCGCCTCTCGCCCGAGGAGCGCGACACGATCGGGGTGGCACCGTATCCCGCCACGGTCGGTCACGCGCTGGATGCCCTCGAGCAGGACGAGGTCCTCACGGATGCCCTGGGCGCGACACTGACGAGCGCCTATCTCGCCGTCCGCCGCTCGGAGTGGGAGGCGGACTCCGGCACCGACGACGCCCGCGAGCGTGCACGCCACTTCGTCAAGTACTGA
- a CDS encoding nuclear transport factor 2 family protein translates to MGRWTRDELEEAFADYQSTALRAGATGDWNAWAERFTEDATYVEHAFGRFGGREAIRRWITKTMSTFPGNAMPHFPIDWYVIDQERGWVVCQIWNRMADPGDGSVHQAANFTLLKYAGNGLWSYEEDVYNPAHFAEMITGWQARKSELEGAAPD, encoded by the coding sequence GTGGGCCGATGGACGCGTGACGAGCTGGAGGAGGCCTTCGCCGACTACCAGAGCACTGCCCTGCGAGCCGGCGCGACCGGGGACTGGAACGCCTGGGCGGAGCGGTTCACCGAGGACGCCACCTACGTCGAGCACGCGTTCGGGCGGTTCGGGGGTCGTGAGGCGATCCGCCGGTGGATCACCAAGACCATGAGCACGTTCCCGGGCAACGCCATGCCGCACTTCCCGATCGACTGGTACGTCATCGACCAGGAGCGCGGATGGGTGGTGTGCCAGATCTGGAACCGGATGGCCGACCCGGGCGACGGCAGCGTCCACCAGGCCGCCAACTTCACCCTCCTCAAGTACGCGGGGAACGGTCTCTGGTCCTACGAGGAGGACGTCTACAACCCCGCGCACTTCGCCGAGATGATCACCGGCTGGCAGGCCCGCAAGTCCGAGCTCGAAGGAGCGGCACCCGACTGA
- a CDS encoding hydroxymethylglutaryl-CoA lyase — MSAQGRPAVVRIRDVGPRDGLQVEAPVSVEARVALVEALVAAGVQEVEAAAFVSPSAVPAMAGAAEVMATISRRPDVRYGALVPNLRGAQLALEAGADALSVTVSASPEYNRRNVRMSIDESVAQVTSIAAAVGGVPVDVVVSCAFGSPYEGDISPEAVGGLGDQVLGAGATSLTYADTTGMATPRRIDELLDEVGVDVGLHLHETRGTALVNAYAALERGVARFDTSVGGLGGSPFAAGSAGNLATEDLVHLLDDLGVTTGVNLGRLLEASALAARTVGHDVPSRVAAAGPRSRLIDAR; from the coding sequence ATGAGCGCTCAAGGGCGGCCGGCGGTCGTGCGGATCCGCGACGTGGGGCCCCGAGACGGGCTCCAGGTGGAGGCTCCCGTGAGCGTCGAGGCTCGAGTTGCGCTGGTGGAAGCGCTCGTGGCGGCAGGTGTGCAGGAGGTCGAGGCGGCCGCCTTCGTCTCGCCCTCCGCGGTGCCGGCCATGGCCGGGGCGGCAGAGGTGATGGCCACGATCTCCCGGCGGCCGGACGTGCGCTATGGGGCGCTGGTCCCCAACCTGCGGGGGGCGCAGCTCGCCCTGGAGGCCGGCGCGGATGCCCTCTCGGTGACCGTCTCCGCCTCGCCGGAGTACAACCGGCGAAATGTTCGCATGTCGATCGACGAGTCCGTCGCCCAGGTCACGAGCATCGCCGCTGCGGTCGGCGGTGTACCGGTCGATGTCGTGGTCTCGTGTGCGTTCGGCTCGCCCTACGAGGGCGATATCTCGCCCGAAGCCGTCGGCGGACTCGGGGATCAGGTGCTCGGCGCCGGCGCCACCTCGCTGACCTACGCCGACACGACAGGGATGGCGACGCCGCGCCGCATCGATGAGCTGCTCGACGAGGTGGGCGTCGACGTGGGGTTACACCTGCACGAGACGAGGGGTACGGCGCTGGTCAACGCCTATGCAGCGTTGGAGCGAGGGGTTGCGCGCTTCGACACCTCGGTGGGAGGTCTGGGCGGCTCGCCCTTCGCCGCCGGATCGGCGGGCAACCTGGCGACGGAGGATCTGGTGCATCTGCTGGACGATTTGGGCGTGACGACCGGAGTGAACCTGGGGCGATTGCTCGAGGCCAGCGCCCTGGCGGCGCGGACCGTGGGCCACGACGTTCCCAGCCGGGTCGCCGCCGCCGGCCCGCGAAGCCGGCTGATCGACGCTCGCTAG
- a CDS encoding acyl-CoA carboxylase subunit beta, giving the protein MTGRDATERAKAAAGSGASSDGDGAALDIGAITRRAIDGNRATGAEKLASQRKLFVRDRLALLLDEGSLVEDALLANALAGDLPADGVVTGRGTVAGRLVCVMANDTTVKAGSWGARTVEKILRLTEYAMSHELPVFWLVDSAGGRITDQVELFPGRRGAGRIFYNQVRLSGRVPQICCLFGPSAAGGAYIPAFCDVVFMVEGNASMYLGSPRMAEMVIGERTTLEDMGGARMHATISGSADGLAADDAGAIAAARAYFSYMPRSWREDPPPVGAVTSARSMTAGTIPASQRAGYDMHDVIDALVDEGSFFEIKPDFASELVVGWARLDGEAVGIVANNPLRKGGVLFVDSADKAARFIWCADAFNIPLIFLADVPGFMVGSAVERAGIIRHGAKMITAVSEATVPKLSVIVRKAYGAGLYAMAGPAFEPDSCIALPSAQIAIMGPEAAVNAVYANRIAGIEDPVERADFVAERRAEFEADVDLLRLASDLVIDAVVEPEQLRDELVARLASARSKRRDFTERRHGVPPV; this is encoded by the coding sequence GTGACGGGACGCGACGCGACCGAGCGGGCCAAGGCGGCCGCCGGCAGTGGTGCCTCGTCCGACGGCGACGGTGCTGCTCTCGACATCGGCGCCATCACCCGTCGGGCCATCGACGGCAACCGGGCGACGGGCGCGGAGAAGCTCGCCAGCCAGCGCAAGCTGTTCGTGCGCGACCGCCTGGCGCTGTTGCTGGACGAAGGGTCGCTGGTGGAGGACGCACTTCTGGCCAATGCACTGGCCGGTGACCTACCAGCCGATGGCGTGGTGACCGGACGAGGGACCGTCGCGGGCCGGCTGGTCTGCGTGATGGCCAACGACACCACGGTGAAGGCGGGCTCATGGGGCGCCCGCACGGTCGAGAAGATCCTCCGGCTCACCGAGTACGCGATGAGCCACGAGCTGCCGGTGTTCTGGTTGGTCGACTCGGCCGGAGGCCGCATCACCGACCAGGTCGAGCTGTTCCCCGGGCGGCGAGGTGCGGGCAGGATCTTCTACAACCAGGTCCGCCTCTCCGGTCGGGTTCCCCAGATCTGCTGCCTGTTCGGGCCATCGGCGGCCGGTGGTGCGTACATCCCGGCGTTCTGCGATGTCGTGTTCATGGTCGAGGGGAATGCCTCGATGTACCTCGGCTCTCCTCGCATGGCCGAGATGGTGATCGGCGAGCGCACGACGTTGGAGGACATGGGTGGCGCCCGTATGCACGCCACTATCTCGGGATCGGCCGACGGGTTGGCCGCCGACGACGCAGGCGCCATCGCGGCAGCAAGGGCGTACTTCTCGTACATGCCCCGGTCGTGGCGGGAGGATCCCCCGCCAGTCGGCGCTGTCACATCGGCCAGATCCATGACGGCGGGGACCATCCCGGCCTCGCAGCGAGCTGGTTACGACATGCACGATGTCATCGACGCGTTAGTGGACGAGGGATCGTTCTTCGAGATCAAGCCCGATTTCGCCAGCGAGCTCGTGGTCGGGTGGGCTCGACTGGACGGCGAGGCGGTCGGCATCGTGGCCAACAACCCGCTGCGCAAGGGCGGCGTGCTCTTCGTCGACTCGGCCGACAAGGCCGCGCGCTTCATCTGGTGTGCGGACGCCTTCAACATCCCCCTGATCTTCCTGGCTGACGTGCCCGGGTTCATGGTCGGCAGCGCCGTCGAGCGCGCGGGCATCATCCGCCACGGCGCCAAGATGATCACCGCAGTGTCCGAGGCGACGGTCCCCAAGCTCTCGGTCATCGTGCGGAAGGCCTACGGCGCCGGACTCTACGCAATGGCGGGACCCGCGTTCGAGCCGGACAGCTGCATCGCCCTGCCATCGGCCCAGATCGCCATCATGGGTCCTGAAGCTGCCGTGAACGCCGTCTACGCCAACCGGATCGCAGGGATCGAGGACCCCGTCGAGCGGGCCGACTTCGTGGCCGAGCGCCGGGCAGAGTTCGAGGCGGACGTCGACCTGCTGCGGTTGGCGTCCGACCTCGTGATCGACGCCGTCGTCGAGCCCGAGCAGCTGCGTGACGAGCTGGTCGCCCGGCTGGCCTCGGCCCGGTCCAAGCGAAGGGACTTCACGGAGCGACGTCACGGCGTGCCGCCGGTATGA
- a CDS encoding PP2C family protein-serine/threonine phosphatase, whose protein sequence is MIVQQPVLIGVAVACGVAAYVWARSSRRLLRACRRIERDVVDHDSPDEALMLARSAFDKDLHTTILYSLLGLSAFITAFLPHAWLQLPFLLVLVPIAISLRYGPRFLSAARLAEERSLLERRAAEVLAQEELAPMRWSERLAPASLPDIDGFDVGHVYQPGAGAMAGDFYDIAPTALTRLAAVIGDVGGHGIEASITAFQVKYLLRVFLRQYRDPGQAVEELNVVLSAQGRPEELVSLCAVVFDQMAGTLRFASAGHPAAWIWHGGEVRPMRSTGPLLTLDPKGSYTSRELPLDTGDVLLLYTDGLAEARSGEQLFGEDRVAGILRRDPGQDLTTLCKTLLEAARDFASEPLTDDVAILAIRRT, encoded by the coding sequence GTGATCGTCCAGCAGCCGGTCCTGATCGGCGTGGCCGTGGCCTGCGGGGTGGCGGCCTACGTGTGGGCCCGTTCCAGCCGCCGGCTTCTGCGCGCCTGCCGGCGCATCGAGCGGGACGTGGTCGACCACGACAGCCCCGACGAGGCCCTGATGCTGGCCCGCTCGGCCTTCGACAAGGACCTCCACACCACGATCCTGTACTCGCTCCTGGGGCTCAGCGCCTTCATCACGGCTTTCCTGCCGCATGCCTGGCTCCAGCTTCCGTTCCTGCTTGTCCTCGTGCCGATCGCCATCTCACTGCGCTACGGGCCGCGGTTCCTCTCGGCGGCCCGGCTGGCCGAGGAACGGTCGCTCTTGGAGCGGCGGGCGGCGGAGGTGCTGGCCCAAGAGGAGCTGGCGCCCATGCGGTGGTCCGAGCGCCTGGCCCCGGCCAGCCTGCCGGACATCGACGGGTTCGATGTGGGCCACGTGTACCAGCCGGGCGCAGGGGCCATGGCCGGCGACTTCTACGACATCGCCCCGACCGCGCTGACACGCCTGGCGGCGGTGATCGGCGACGTGGGGGGACACGGCATCGAGGCCTCCATCACGGCGTTCCAGGTCAAGTACCTGCTCCGGGTGTTCCTCCGTCAGTACCGCGATCCGGGTCAGGCCGTCGAGGAGCTCAACGTGGTGCTTTCCGCCCAGGGTCGGCCCGAAGAGCTGGTCTCACTCTGCGCGGTAGTGTTCGACCAGATGGCCGGCACGTTGCGGTTCGCCTCGGCGGGGCACCCGGCCGCATGGATCTGGCACGGCGGCGAGGTGCGGCCGATGCGGTCGACCGGTCCACTCCTGACCCTCGACCCCAAAGGAAGCTATACGAGCAGGGAGCTCCCGCTCGATACCGGCGACGTCCTGCTGCTGTACACCGACGGGCTGGCCGAGGCCCGCTCGGGGGAGCAGTTGTTCGGCGAGGACAGGGTGGCCGGCATCCTGCGCCGCGATCCCGGCCAGGACCTCACCACGCTCTGCAAGACCCTCCTCGAGGCGGCTCGGGACTTCGCCTCCGAGCCGCTTACCGACGACGTGGCCATCCTCGCCATCCGCCGGACGTGA
- the der gene encoding ribosome biogenesis GTPase Der, with protein MSRTHPVVTAGERPGAGGADAGARPIVAVVGRPNVGKSSLVNRIVGGRVAIVEHRPGVTRDRKELVAEWNGRPFTLVDTGGWLGAADGLEAQVSAQAERAVRVADVVLLVVDVTVGVTDEDEAVAAFLRRSNRPVVLVANKVDSDVREADAWAFARLGLGDPWMVSALHGRGSGELLDEVVRLLPDEVAPDREGAAPTGTSVAIVGRPNVGKSTLFNRLIGDDRSITHDLPGTTRDTIDTLVETDNGALRFIDTAGMRRKSRVGEGAEYYSLVRGLQAIDRSDVALLLIDAAEGVTHQDQRLAERVDAAGSPVVLVLNKWDLLDADARSAVTADIGDRLAFLGYAPVIKASARTGLGVHRLLPALGQAIEAYHQRVSTTRLNRVVQSAQAAHPAPAGARVLYAVQGASDPPTFTLFANRSLPPTYLRYLERKLREDLGFGPTPLKLRVRRRSR; from the coding sequence GTGAGCCGGACGCACCCGGTCGTCACAGCCGGCGAGCGCCCCGGAGCCGGCGGCGCCGACGCCGGCGCCAGGCCGATCGTCGCGGTCGTCGGGCGCCCCAATGTCGGCAAGTCCTCTCTGGTCAACCGCATCGTCGGGGGCCGGGTGGCGATCGTCGAGCACCGACCGGGCGTGACCCGCGATCGGAAGGAGCTCGTCGCCGAATGGAACGGTCGGCCCTTCACCCTGGTGGACACGGGAGGCTGGCTGGGCGCTGCCGACGGGCTCGAGGCGCAGGTCAGTGCCCAGGCCGAGCGGGCCGTGCGGGTGGCCGACGTGGTCCTGCTCGTCGTCGACGTGACCGTAGGTGTGACCGACGAGGACGAGGCGGTGGCCGCCTTCCTGCGCCGGTCGAACCGGCCGGTCGTGCTGGTAGCCAACAAAGTCGATTCCGACGTCCGTGAAGCGGACGCGTGGGCGTTCGCCCGCCTCGGCCTCGGCGACCCCTGGATGGTGAGCGCTCTCCACGGGCGGGGGTCGGGGGAGCTGCTCGACGAAGTCGTCCGCCTTCTTCCCGACGAGGTGGCGCCCGACCGAGAAGGCGCGGCGCCGACCGGCACGTCGGTGGCCATCGTGGGTCGGCCCAACGTCGGCAAGTCGACGCTCTTCAACCGCCTCATCGGCGACGACCGGTCGATCACCCACGACCTGCCGGGGACCACCCGCGACACCATCGACACCCTTGTCGAGACCGACAACGGCGCGTTGCGCTTCATCGACACCGCCGGCATGAGGCGGAAGTCCCGAGTCGGCGAGGGCGCCGAGTACTACTCGCTCGTGCGCGGCCTGCAGGCCATCGACCGGTCCGACGTCGCCCTCCTGCTGATCGACGCCGCCGAGGGGGTCACTCATCAGGACCAGCGTCTGGCCGAGCGGGTCGACGCCGCCGGAAGCCCGGTCGTCCTGGTGCTCAACAAGTGGGACCTCCTCGACGCCGACGCCAGGTCGGCCGTGACTGCGGACATCGGTGATCGGCTGGCCTTCCTCGGCTACGCGCCGGTGATCAAGGCCAGCGCCCGCACGGGGCTCGGCGTGCACCGGCTGCTGCCGGCCCTCGGCCAGGCCATCGAGGCCTACCACCAGCGCGTCTCGACGACCCGGCTCAACCGCGTCGTCCAGTCGGCCCAGGCCGCACATCCGGCACCGGCGGGCGCACGTGTCCTGTACGCCGTTCAGGGGGCCAGCGACCCGCCCACCTTCACGCTCTTCGCCAACCGAAGCCTGCCGCCGACGTACCTGCGGTACCTCGAGCGCAAGCTCCGGGAGGACCTGGGCTTCGGACCAACTCCCCTCAAGCTGCGGGTCAGAAGGCGGTCGCGGTGA